CCCAGTTTAAATTGATAAAAGCTGAAGGGCAAACTGGGAGGAGATTTTTGAGATattgctgttcctttccttcagtTTGCAACTTAGAAACAAGTTGATTCTTTTGGTTAGGGTGGAAAACTCAAGGAGAATATAGTAAGTCACATTGAGTTCAGTTGCTCTTATTCCTGGGTGTGTGTGCTTAAGACGTCTGGTGCTGTTTAGACAGCACACAAGCCTCCTCTGCTGTCCCTGCATTATAGgctgagcatctgcagtaaaAGCTTCTCTGTCCCTTAGGCTCTCCACCAGTGAGGGATCCTGGTATTCAAGCACCTTTCTCTGTATTGGGGCGTTCGTGGATAGGGGTGTCTGTCCACAGTAAATGCTCACTGCTTATGCGCGCTCTCCCCTTCGAGCTTTGGCGGCCAGTTCTTCCCCTCTCTCGAAGCTGCCTCTGCTACTGCATTCTCAGCAAACATAAGATACGTGCACATCCCAATTCACGGGTAAATGCAGGGAGGTGATATTTTACTGCCAATGAATGCGGTTGTTAAGTTTTTCAGCCCGCACGCTTTCCCTGAAGAACGTGTGTCCTTGTTAAGACTAAGTGCCAGCCAAAAATCTTCAGAGAAGGCTGGGACGTgaccgagagagagagaggctgcctGTGTTGACTCCACAAATGTGTTTCATTTAGCTGAAGGAATCTGTTTTGAGAAAGCAGTCCCTGTACTTGAAATTTGACCCTCTGCTCAGCGAAAGCCCTAAGAAAAGGGGCCCCGATGCTAGTGGAGCACCTCTTCCGGTGGCGGCCTTGCTGCAAAATGGGTACGTGTTGCCTCTTTTTTAAATGAGAGTTTTAGAAGCTCATGCAGATTTAAATATCTTACTTAAAATTGTATCTCTAATATAGTATAGTATTATGTAGGTTTAAATGaagtatttacatttatatttcaaagcTGCCTCTCTATGACTGTTAAAATCTGAAGGCATTCAAATGAGAAGAGGTAGGGCTGGATGACAGATCCTAAATCTAGATTTTTCAACTGGTGAGAGAAGAGTTGTACTCCCTTGTTTTCTATGAggattcattttattgttttaaaagtcATATCCCTGCTTTTATGTGTGCATGTGATTTAGCTAGTAGGAAGCATTTCCCAAGGGCTGACATATTACCTAGCAGTTATTCTtgcatttccattaaaaatatttcaaagattGTTCTTACGGAACACAAGACTTTGAGCTGTTTCAGGTTTTGCTTGACAGACTGCAGCCAACTAAAATGTTTTTTGGCAAAACATTTTGAGTGGGTTTGTTTTGGTGCAAACtttaaacaaaacacattttcccgGTCTTCCTGAAAGCTGTAATACCATACACTGGGGACATGCAAAGGGTAGCTGGTTTTAACATGCGTGAAATTAAACGGTGGCTATTctaggaaaggggtggggggttgtAACACCAAAAGAAGCTGAGGGAGGGAAGTGAAACGAAGGCTGGGAAGATGGGAGCAGATGAGCCGGTGAGATATGCTGTGTTAGGGACCTATTCCTTACTGCTGAGACCAGTTACACAGGCTATAGTACATTGGTAGCAGTAGTAGCCGGGGTTGGCAGAGGAGACAGTGGGAAGACGGGGGCCGTGTAATGTGCTGCATTAGAAGCTGATGATGGAAGAAATGGGATAATGTACACCAGCATTTTCCTGTTTCTCGCACACCCATGTTCTGTGATTAACTTTTCAGCCCATAGAATTGAAAGTTTAAGGAGAGAGGTAGATAGAAGTCACAGTTATTAGAGGCTGGTACAGGAGAGAAGGCCTTCATCAATATACGTCGagtctccttcaagctgagcttgactctgTTGACATATCTATTAAGTGTTCTTGGCAGCAGTAAGAAAAGCAGCGTCCCATTGCcgccttctgggttttttttaatcacttaaaACTTAGCTTCTGAGCCAAGTTGAGGTCAGGTAGGTGCTAATACTTTAACCTAATACGTAAGAAAAAAATCATCTGATATGACGTTTCTGTCATTAGCTCCTTTGTTTGCTTCTAAACAGAACTTCTACAAAAACTGCACCCACTGAAGCAAAAACATCTGAACAGGAAGAAAAGCTGTTGGGGCTTGACTTCCCAATTTTTCCAGATCTGGTAAGTGCCATCCAAATATTTCAATCATGGTGGTCAGTTCCATTGATGCTTGTAAAATGGAACCCACTGCATCATCGgatttaaaacagcaaaatattGCTGTTTCCCATTGCATGAAGGAGGTTTCGACCTGCATGTTTTTGCATTCCATGCCACAGAAATTATCAGAAGTGTCTAGATTTCCGCAGATTATTGGTCAAACAAAACACTGTTCCCAAGTGTGAAGGTGTAAGGAATTATAGTTACTCTGAAACCCTTGGGTAAATACACTTTTTAAGAGGAATAGCTGTTCTTATAAATGAAAGGTGTGTTACATTTCTTACCACAGGCAAAGACATCTCCAGACATCTCCACCAGTAATGATGTGCCATTGTTCTCATGTGCTCAGCCTCCTGAAGCTATTATAGATGTACTGAAATACAGTCAAAAAGATATGGACGAAGCTTTACAGAAGGTAAAACTTGAGATGGATGCTGTTGTTCAAACACTTACTGCTGAGGTAAAAACATCAAATGTTATTTCAAATCTCTCTCCGTGCACATCCTATCGGACTGGAtgctctatttctttttcttacataaATACTATTCAAGTGGTGGGGAGGTGATGACCAAAACCCATCCTTTAGACTCCATACCTTTGCCTGTAAGTTGTTATGCTCTCAAATCTGAACTTTTTTTGGTAGAACAAGACAAAGAAATGATTTTCACAGTCCATCCAATTCTatagctttgattttttttctcatttgtatCTTCAAGGTTCCTGTTCCTGTAGTAATAGATTTTTGTATAATAGCAGTTTTATCAAGTTCCTCAGCAGAAGCTCTGTGACAAAAAATCATTTCAAGATTGTAGCCTTATAAAGAAGGGTGCAATCCCAGGAAAGTTATTCTGTTTGTCCCAAGCTATAGGGATACGAAGTCAGATGAAAAACATTGCTGGCTGCATTTCTTTCATTCTCCCTAAATCTAAAAATATACCTCTTTTTGCTAAGTGTTTTGGGAATCTTGCTGTTTCAGGTGCaagaaaagcaaagggaagctttGGAATGGAAGAGGAAGCATGAAAAAATTTATGCTGAAAGTAAAGAAATGGAGTAGGTATAAGTAGGTAACATTAGATTTGTTTTGTAATGATTTCTCCAAAGAAATAAATCTAACCTATTTCCATCTGACTTCTGACCCAGTTCTTAAAAGGAAGTGCCTTGTTCCACCTAATAGGGAATCTGTACTGGAAAAGGTTATAGAATATGACCCTGCAGCTTTTTCGGAATTCTCAGCCAAAAGGCCCATCCAGACTATGAGTTGGGGGTTTTGTACTGCGGCCCCCAGGACAGAACTTTGTGAATCTGTCTCCCCAGCCTAGCTGAATGTTTTCTGACACCTGTGTTTTGATTGCTCAGCTTACAGTGTTACAACTTGACAAAGCAGAAGGAtatcatggggggggggaccCTTGTACATTAAAGCTTGACTTGTGCATATTATATACTGCAAGGAGGTATTTACAACTTAGCAACTATTCTCTTCCCATTTGATGAATTTGCTGTGCTTTTTCTGGTTTGTATGTTTAAGTATGCTAGGATAGCAACTTATTCCGGCTTTGGGCATTCCCTTCCCCTTGTTGATATCaaacaaaatcttgtgagattttagcAATTTGGTAGGGTAAGCATGGTCTAGCAAGCACTACTGATGTACACCTGAATTCACACTTCACTTTAGACGGTAGTTTGGCTGAACTATTATTTGTTGCCtaagccacagtggctgagttcacacattttgCTAAATCGTCATAAAGCAAACTATATTATGGCCTAACACAATATATGCATTTAATCACTGTGTTGGATTGGTGCTTGATGGGATCCTAAAATTTAGTTTAAAACTCCAGCAGCACTTCCTTCCCCTATATTTGAAGCAAAGAGGGGTACCATTCTCTTTCTTTCAAAGCAAGAACTGTAGTTTATCACTTGATTTTTAAGCAGAGGGAAGGGATGCACCAAAGCTGCCCAGATCAGCTCCCCACTCCACCCCCTAGTggcatggagggggggggggcttaatgTATGTCCCCTTTCTCCAGAAGGAAGAAGATACAATTAAGCCATCAATCCATGTATTCTcatccatgggggaaaaaaaaaaaaccctttacctGGAATGTGCCTTTTCCAAATGGAAAGTTTGGTGAATCTCCTCAGGAGTTGCTAAGTATGAGCCCTACTTAGGGAATATCATGCCCAATTCCTGACAGGACAGATGAGGTGTCAATATTTCAAACCTGACTTTTGGCAAACAGGCCAAGGAGTGGAGGTGAGGCACAGACGCGGCCTCATAATCCAACGGATCATTGCGTTGAGCCCACAGGTTGGAGGTTCCCCATCTCTCCTCCCTAGTCAGGGAGATCTCATTTTCACCTCATCTCTTCCAGCGATAGCTAGAATGTGAAGCAAGCAGAATTTCATTCTGTAATGCTATTGGCTTATTTCACTGGTTTTCAGAATGGATGGAAACTTTTGGTGCATCTCCCATGACATTTATGCTAGCCTAGCATAGGTGACACTGCTCCGTCTTTAAGCACTCAAGCAGAGTTCCCACAGGCTTCCTCCCAGTAGTGTTCAGAGTTATGTGGGCTGCGTATTTCTGTTAACGTCAATGCAGGAAGGTGGCACGTAGGCCTAGCCACAAAGACGGCAGAATTCTGAAGTGTGTTACAGTATCGTGCCTCCATGCTTGTATCTCTCCGCTACCCCGCCTGCTTCTTGCCTGTGCCCTGTCCCAGGAAAGGTCAGCCTTTCTGAATGGACAAAATGTGATCCTCTATATTACCACCTGAACCTCCACATAGAACTTACTTTCTCCTTTTCCATCTTGCAAACAGTGCGCATACTGATAGCCACACAGAAACTCTGCTGCTTCCAGTAAGGGCTTTGTTTTTGCGGCAACTACAGCTGGGTTGGGGGCACTTTCTGTTCCTCCTCCCGTTCCTGGGCAACTTTCAGACGGACTGGGTGATGTTAAACAGATATTCCGTCCTTGTACCAAAATCTTGTTTGCAGCGGTCGTGGGAAATACTGCTTCCTCTCTACACCAGTGCACTCCCTACAAATGGAGAGTTCAGATTGCCTGTAGAAATAATGATATTGCAGGGATGGTAGAATTCAGTTATTCAGCACAGGAAAGTGTCTGCGGTTAGATGGTAGTGAATTGCTTCTGTAAAGAAATTTGGAGTTAACCTTGGTGAAGGGATGGATGAAGTGTTAGGAAGGAAAAACGACAACCCAGTCCAGGGCaagtggaaagcatgagaaagaaactcagaatatcCCCGCCTTGGTCGTGTTTAGTATAAGAGGAGGCAGCAGAAACTCTGGCAGGCAatcaagattctgttagtatacCTACAACAATGAAAGGTGCGTTCCTGTGATCCTTGTGTCTAAAACAGGGTTCCTCAGccgtggcaactctaagctgcacggacttcaacccccagtaaagctgactggggaattctgggagttgaagtccacacagcttagagttgccacggCTGAGGAACCTCGGTCTAAAGAGCTTTAGTCTAGTTGTGCGATGCTCTTGTAAACTGACGTGTTTCTCTCCGCAAATACCAGCAAAAGACAGTATTGGCTAAAGATGGCTAGGGAGAATGTAtgcattatataaaatatttttgatttgCATTTTATTCTGGAGATGAACAGAACTTTGGGTTTATTATTCCTTCCTTCACCGGCTTGCAGTGGGTAAAATCCACAACAGACAAGACTATAAGTGCCTCTCCTGTTTCATTTAGCAAATTGTTGTCTTAtgcatatttttgttttgcttcgaAAGGGCAAATACGTTTCTTGTTTCATCTTCTCTTGACTTGACTGGGAATTAGGAGCTGGAAATTAAATGCACTGTCTTCAGAAAATGAATATGTTTCAAAGGCATTTGCTGACAAAGTGGGACCTATTCAGTAGTGTGAGATTTGATTAATATTCTGATGGcatattgaaataattttcttctatttttagaaaaattgttGCTGAGTTTGAAGGCACCATAACACAAGTGATGGGTAGGTTCAGATTACATTCTGTAGGCATCTATTTTTGAGGAAGAAACAATACTCCACAATTGCATTTGGGCTTGGTATTTCGTGTCTAAGAGTTGAATGTATGAAGCTACCTTATCTTCACTTGACTAGAAAACCGAATAGATGGCTATATTGAGAAGCTGTGACACTGCAACTTATGGTGCCAAGTCATTATGACCAggggtgaggaatgctgggaatatAATTCAGCACTGTGGGAGGCTTTCAGGTTGGGAAACTCTGGGATAGGTCCCGCTGCAGGAAATTTCTAGGTTTGACATTTTAAGATCAATAATTGTATAGTGAGGTTTTTGGCTTGAGAACCCCTTTCCACAATCTATTATATCTTCTAGAATATTATGCCAATTTCACTAATTTATTTCTGTAGAGGATTCTCAGATCCAAAAGGAGCTTGCAAAAAAAGAACTGCAGAAAGTACTGGATGAAAAACAGCAAGTTATTTCTGATCTGAACGCCATGGAGAAGTCTTTCTCTGAATTCTTCAAAcgatttaaaaaacagaaggagGCAATAGAAGGATTTCAAAGGGTGAGCATTTTCAGCTGTTCTACCCTTAGCAGCTTGAAAGTCTTTTGATTCCTTAGACATTCCTTTGCACATGACACAATCTTTTTCCCTAAGAAACTTGGCTTAAAGTTGTGAAGTTTTGAATGTCCATTTCTTGACCGAGGATCTTTGTAATCTGCACAGAGGTTCCTACATTGAAAACACAATATTAACAGTTGTGCCAAATATTGATCTTCAAACATTTGAGGATAATTGTATTTTTGAAGGCATTTAAATAGATCCTTAAAAAACTCTTCTGTGCTCCTTCTTAATGCTGTTAATAGCTCTTTATATCAGTTACTTTGGGGACATGGTGCTACCTCTGCCTTTTTTcagatgtttgctttctgtacatATGGAATCAGCGTTGATTCTTGATTAATTATACTAACTGGTCACAAGTCAGAAGAGGATGGTATCACTAAGCCAACATGGGACTTGCCAACTGGGTGGGCAGAGAGGTGCATAGTGTATACCATTCATTCTTCTCAGTAAGTATTTATCCAAGAACTGTGTGTTGAGGCAGGGAGTGGGGTAGTATTAAAGCAAGGGATCTGCAGCTCAATTGGCAAAATgttgctaagatttttttttttacacgtTCCTGTTTCTATACCTCATAGAATGTCTGTGTTTCCTCTACTGGAGAAAAACAGTTTTGCCTAAAGAAAGGTTTTGCTCTAAATGATGCTACTTTAAATATCCACACAAGAATTCCTAAGGATCTGATTACCAACAGTTTAGCAGTGGTGACGATGCTGTGAAAGGAGATGggtagaaaagaaacagaatcTTCAAGCACCctaatttcctctttcctctcaTAGTTTCGAAATTAAAGTGCTTACTAGTAAAGCCAGCATTCAAGGTCTCAAGCTGATCTGTTTTACATTTTTGTCTAAAAGAACAAATGTACAATATTCCATTTGTAAGAGAATTCCAGAATGTTGTTTTCTGCAGTTAATAAGCAGTGGTTTTGCTTTCAAGAAGAGAACGCTGAAGGTGGGAACTTGTTCTATGAGGTGAAATAACATGTCTGGCTCTCATTCTTTAGAATGAAGAAGCTCTGAAGAAATGTGTTGAAGATTACCTTGAGAGAATTAAGAAGGAAGAACAGAGATACCAAGCACTTAAGGCACATGCAGAAGAAAAGTTGCATCAGTGAGTCAAGTGTTGTGGTCATCCATAGGCTTATAGTGCTTTAAAAACTTTGGGAGGAAAAAGCCTTAATGAGCTAATGTGTGTGGATGCTTTTTCACACAGAGCAAATGAAGAGATTGCCCAAGTGAGAAGCAAAGCCAAAACAGAAGTGGTTGCACTCCAAGCCAATTTGCGCAAAGAACAAATGAGAATCCAGTCACTAGAGAGAAGCATTGAGCAAAAGGTCAGTCTAAATCTTAATTGCTTTTTGGACCCGTCTGTAAGTGTTCcgttctttcagacaaggactagGGAGGCTGTCTTCCAAACTATTTCCCttctttatgaaaaagaaaaatctacatGCAAGGCACACGTAAAATCAGCCTTGTATGAGGAGCTACAACATCCAAATGGTGTGAGGTCAGAACAGTGGATTGGCTCCCACTAAGTTCTCTCTGAAGCAAACCAAGCATGCTGTGGTTGAAACACTGGCACTGTAgtgcaaaaccaacccccccaaGATGGGGGTCATCACGACCTGAATAGAAAGAGCCCAAGTGTGTTCCCATCCAGGTAAGCAAGTAGCTGCCATTCGCCCCTTTGAAGTATGTGATTTGTGACACCTCAAAGCTAGTTGTTCTATAGCAATTATAGCTAACTTTTCACTGATAAGCCCACTGATCAATCAGATTCATCAGTGAGGATGAACAAAAACTCTTCCCTTCAACTTGACATTTGGAGGCATTTACAGCATTTCATTTGCTGTAAAATTGAGGTTTCATTCCACTTAAAAGTGTACCACGCCTTGCCTGATTGAAATGTGTAGCTACCTCTTTCACTCTGCATTTTGATGCTTATAAATTACACACACACCTGTTCCTATGAAGGAACAAAGATATTAATATAACTCTATTAATATAAACATTACTTTCTAAGTTATATTTATGCAACTTCTGCCATATGAtgctttcttcttgtttctttcacAGGCAAAAGAAAATGATGAACTCACAAAAATCTGTGATGATTTGATTTCTAAGATGGAAAAAATGTGCTAGATCTCTGCATTCATCCCATTTAGTTCTGTTTTCCAATTTTGGGGtagattatttattaaatgtatttctgtGCTTCAGTTTCACTAGTTTGACTAATATTGTTTGATATGAAATAGTTCCTGTATACTCCCAGTTGCTGTTTCTAAAATGCAGTTGAAGAGGCATACAAATAATTCTGTAAATACAAGGTttgatgtatttttgtttttagtctGCAATCTTTTAACTATCCAATGAATGTTTGATAGGCTGTTCTCTGCATTCTTGGACTCAACTTCATTGCTTCCTTGTAGGTTTTTGGCAGTCAGCAAGGAATTGCTTTCATTTTGTATGAAACAAATGGAGAAAGtttacatttcatttaaaaaatgaacacttCTGATATATTGCACAGGTTCTATAATCTTAAAATTGTTCATTAACTACTTTTTGTTCTATTCATATAAATCAGTATGCAGAAACTGAAATTGCAAGACACTCTCCAGCTGTTGAGCCATTTCTCT
The Candoia aspera isolate rCanAsp1 chromosome 5, rCanAsp1.hap2, whole genome shotgun sequence genome window above contains:
- the LOC134498483 gene encoding transforming acidic coiled-coil-containing protein 3-like, yielding MELTPESQKETNDRILTDGWAAAEKDAQGEPSGGIMVNRRTILSETSDQGNVSLSRQLLVGDRAPRPLCGNTETASESNQPFTESEEFRPPMEVLGIQIDYLEQFGMASLKESVLRKQSLYLKFDPLLSESPKKRGPDASGAPLPVAALLQNGTSTKTAPTEAKTSEQEEKLLGLDFPIFPDLAKTSPDISTSNDVPLFSCAQPPEAIIDVLKYSQKDMDEALQKVKLEMDAVVQTLTAEVQEKQREALEWKRKHEKIYAESKEMEKIVAEFEGTITQVMEDSQIQKELAKKELQKVLDEKQQVISDLNAMEKSFSEFFKRFKKQKEAIEGFQRNEEALKKCVEDYLERIKKEEQRYQALKAHAEEKLHQANEEIAQVRSKAKTEVVALQANLRKEQMRIQSLERSIEQKAKENDELTKICDDLISKMEKMC